GTGCAGGCTGGGTCAGCCTGGAGAGCTTCAGTGACCCCACCAATGCCGATGCCCCTACTTCACCGAATGCGTGACCACAATGGGGGAGGCAAGTTGGCTACAAGTTTATGTGCGGCGGAAGGAACACTGAGAATCGCCAGGCGGTGCGACGTGCAGGTACTTGTTCAAACCGCACGTCTTTGCGACTTCGCAGCCGTCAACGACCTGCACATGCGCTGCTCGCGAGAAGCCCGGCGAGCCCGCTATCACGGCCCACGCGATGGCCTCCGACCCGCCGAATGGAGGAGGCTGACCGATCCGGAACGAGGCTCGACCGTGTTGCTCAGGGCGAACAATGATCGTGGACGTGTCATAGGCTTCGCCAGTCTGATGCATCTGCCGGATTCCGAGGCCGAGATAGCACTACTAATTGAAGACCGTTGGCAGAACCTCGGTATCGGAACGGCGGTAGTCAACCACCTCGCCTCCATCGCAAGCTCTCTGAGTGTTCAGACTCTGGCAGCCTGGATCGAACCGGGCAACGCACGGGCTCTGCGCATCATGCATGGGTTAGGCGCCAAGGTCGCCCTCACCGATGGCGTTGCTGAGGCGCGAATCCTGTTGCGGAGCCGCGTAGATTCGTCTGTGTGACCTGGGCAGGGCCCCGGCATAGTCGTCAGGTGAGTGCCGAGTAGTGCCAGTGGGCGAGTGCACGCGCAGGTCGGTGATCGCGCTTTGCCGGGTCCTGTAATCGCAATCCAGGCACGCCCGCAACTGAAACGCTGCACGGGCTGACCAGTTCGAGGATGGTCCGATTCCCGGCCGGGCATTAGGTTTGCGCCCCTCTGGGAGGGTGAGCCGGTGAAGAAGCAACGGCGCGTCTCGCTCGCACCGCCTGCCAGCGGCATCCGTCCACGGACGAAGGTGCTGCTGATGGGGCTGGTCAGTCTGTTGGCGGGCCTGGGTCTGGCCGGCGGCGCCTTGGCCTACCGCTGGCACGTGTCGGCGGAGGCGGATCGGTTGCGGTCTGACGGCGTACCGGTCACCGCGTATGTCTCCGACCGGGCCGGGGGTAGCGGTCGGGGCAGCGGCATCGACCGGATCGAGGTCTCCTACCTGTACGAGTCGAGGCAGTACAGCACCTGGATCCCCTGCGCCGGGGTAACCGGCTGCCACAAGACTCCCGGACCGAGGATGGCCGTCTGGGTCGACCCGACCGACCCGGGGAAGTTCGTTGCGGAGAACGGGCACACGTCCGGCTCGCTGTCGTTCCTGATGTCGTGGACCACGATCCCGGGTGGACTGTTCTTCGCCGCGATCGGAACCGTCCTACTCGTGTTGGTCGTCCGGTTCAAGGACGACAAGTGGAAATAGCGACAGCGCGGCCCGAGCTGGGCTCAGCTCGGCCAGCCGATCTCGTCGAGGAAATCCTCCACGGCGACCACGACTCGGCTGAGCACAGCGATCGACTCCGTCAGCGGGCCCGGTATGTACATCCCATGGTCCGCTCCGGGCACCTCCAGCACGTGGGGTGACAGCCGGCGGGCGGCGTCACCGTCCCACAGCTTGTCGGCCGTGCCACCGACAAGGAGGAACGGTGCGGTCGCACGGGCCAACCCGTCAACCACCCACGGCAGGGTGAGCACCGGCGTGAGCCACACCGCGGGCAGGGATCGCTCGGCGGCGACCGCCGCCGCGTTGGTGCCGAGCGACTTGGCGATCAGCAGTGGGCGACCCCCGACAGTGTTGATCAGCGGGGTGATCTCACCGCGTACCCAGCTTTCGATCTCCGGCCGGTCCGGCCTCGACGGGTCCTCCGACCACGAGTGCCTGTGCACCGTCGCGCCGCGCGACTCGGCGACATCCCCCGCGTACATCAGCAGGGGCGCACCTGGTCCGAACATACGGCCGGGAATCACGACTGCGTCAGCCACGCGGCCGACACTACCCAGACCCCCGCCGATGGGCTGCGGCTTTTCAGGCTGAGGTTGCGGCCACGCAGAACTCGTTGCCCTCCGGGTCGGCCATCACCACGTGATGCTCGTCGACTTCCTCCAGGACTCTCCCACCTGCCTTCACCAGGCGCTCCGACTCTGCCGTGATCCGTGCCCACCGCTCGACGGGGTTGCCGTGGCCCGGCACCCGGATGTCGATGTGCAGCCGGTTCTTCGCCGTCTTGGGCTCGGGGACGTTGAGGATGGAGAGGCGAGGGCCGACGCCATCGGGATCGCACAGCCATGCAGCGTGCTCCGGGAGGTCGTCCTCCGGTAGGTCGAATTGCGCGAGCCACTCCTCCCGCGTGGCGAAGGGTGCGGGCGGCGGCTCGTCGACATAGCCCAGGGCCGTCTTCCAGAACGCGGCGAGCACCTGGGCGTCCGTGGAGTCAAGCGTCAGATCAATGCTGGCTGCCATGCCGGGACCGTAGCCCGCACCTCTGACTTTCACCCAAGGCGCGCCTCGCCGGAATAGCGTCGTCTGGCTGGCCTCCCTCGCCGCGCTGAGCACCGCTGAGATTGCGTTGCCGGATCTTTCCCCCGGTGCCATATGCTGCGCGCGTCGGCACGGGGCCACGGGGAGAAACACTTGCGACGCCACACCAGGGCAGCGGTCACGGCTGCGCTCATCACGATGACGCTGGCGGGTTGCGGCACGCCGGCCGGCACGGACGGTGACCTGTCCGACGACTGGAAGCCGATGGCCCAGGCGCAGCAGTTCAGCCCGAAGGCCGGCGAGTGCCACGTGATCCCCGAACCGACCGCGTACCTCGCCAGCTACGCGCCGGTGGACTGCGCGAAGACCCACCTGGTGGAGACGTTCCACGTCGGCACCTTCACCGGCGCCCTGGCGGCGCGGACCGCCCCGCCCAAGGTGGAGTCGGCGGCCATGCGCGCCGTCTTCACCGACTGTGACACCCGGGCCAAGGAGTTCGTCGGTGGCGACTGGCGCACGGCCCGACTGTCGGTGCAGGTCGCGCCCACCTCACCGGCCGGTTGGACGGGCGGCAGCCGTTGGTACCGGTGCGACATCTTCGAGCTGGACGAGGTGGACGGCGCCAACGGCGACGGCGAACGGGCGATCCACCGGGCTGGCACTCTGCGCAATGCGGTGGGTAGCCGCTCGCCGCTGACGTACGGCTGCATGAACGAGGATGAGTGGGGTCGACTTCGCCCGGCGGGCTGCACCACCGCGCACCAGTACGAGTTCGTCGGCATCTGGACCGCCCCGGACCGCTCCTACGAGGAC
The nucleotide sequence above comes from Micromonospora sp. NBC_00389. Encoded proteins:
- a CDS encoding DUF3592 domain-containing protein; the encoded protein is MKKQRRVSLAPPASGIRPRTKVLLMGLVSLLAGLGLAGGALAYRWHVSAEADRLRSDGVPVTAYVSDRAGGSGRGSGIDRIEVSYLYESRQYSTWIPCAGVTGCHKTPGPRMAVWVDPTDPGKFVAENGHTSGSLSFLMSWTTIPGGLFFAAIGTVLLVLVVRFKDDKWK
- a CDS encoding GNAT family N-acetyltransferase; its protein translation is MQVLVQTARLCDFAAVNDLHMRCSREARRARYHGPRDGLRPAEWRRLTDPERGSTVLLRANNDRGRVIGFASLMHLPDSEAEIALLIEDRWQNLGIGTAVVNHLASIASSLSVQTLAAWIEPGNARALRIMHGLGAKVALTDGVAEARILLRSRVDSSV
- a CDS encoding VOC family protein, which translates into the protein MAASIDLTLDSTDAQVLAAFWKTALGYVDEPPPAPFATREEWLAQFDLPEDDLPEHAAWLCDPDGVGPRLSILNVPEPKTAKNRLHIDIRVPGHGNPVERWARITAESERLVKAGGRVLEEVDEHHVVMADPEGNEFCVAATSA
- a CDS encoding alpha/beta hydrolase; amino-acid sequence: MADAVVIPGRMFGPGAPLLMYAGDVAESRGATVHRHSWSEDPSRPDRPEIESWVRGEITPLINTVGGRPLLIAKSLGTNAAAVAAERSLPAVWLTPVLTLPWVVDGLARATAPFLLVGGTADKLWDGDAARRLSPHVLEVPGADHGMYIPGPLTESIAVLSRVVVAVEDFLDEIGWPS
- a CDS encoding septum formation family protein — translated: MTLAGCGTPAGTDGDLSDDWKPMAQAQQFSPKAGECHVIPEPTAYLASYAPVDCAKTHLVETFHVGTFTGALAARTAPPKVESAAMRAVFTDCDTRAKEFVGGDWRTARLSVQVAPTSPAGWTGGSRWYRCDIFELDEVDGANGDGERAIHRAGTLRNAVGSRSPLTYGCMNEDEWGRLRPAGCTTAHQYEFVGIWTAPDRSYEDAGRDEDSVHSACRTAVARYAKVPVDAKLRYRTGTSYRFPSPELWARGDRGVRCYFWSGGPKLTRSIAGGGPAVLPVN